tgcgcagaatggcaagcagatcgaaacgtgccctgcatttctcacgcacaaatgacgcatgaaatgtACTCAGagatacagatgaacgcaaataagcttctcagttgttacttcgctatgtCTGAAAAGCACGGCCTTTTCTCAAAGACAGTGCAacgatttcagtgacctttgtgcgcctggcaactacaacagaatctctccggtgaaagcccaaggcgtacaattgtccccaccgcgagataagcaagCGCACGTATAAATTTCTACCCTGCCCCGTCTCCacgaggcaaagtacgcgtgggagatcagAGCGCGCATTGTCGCATCGTGACGACATGACAACACGCccttattgcgccatcttgctggtaatgctgaatatATGATAGTTCCCCTGAGATGCTCATCACTAtgggtaagtggtagatatatatagcttgccgtttgtATGTTGAgcgaggtgctccttcgtggctaaGTGGCTAACCCCTCGTACTCAGAATTTAGAGGTCCGATGCTtgattccgcgtgccggagtcgTTTTCAGGattatttttcttgtgttttcacatATATATTTAGGTATACATGTACGGCAAATGACGGCGACACGGGCGGCAGAATCcatccgagagtgtccatataattggtattgcaataaaaattgctGAAGTGGAAATTATTTCCAACAAGTAAAGCCATATTCATCaaaagatggcggctgcggccgCCATCTTACTAAGGGCATGATAAACTGCTAGGGTTTGGCGACAGAAACATAGAAGTTTACTGCATACAAGTAACCTTGTATGCAGTAAACTTCTAGTTTACTGCATACAAGTAACTGCATACAAGTAACAAAATTACCCGAACTTCAGTTGGCCCccatttctcgctgaaattaATGCAAGTgatgaaaaaagtcacagctttgccacaaaggcaaagcaatgaatgtgatatcaacaaattagaaggtcacgggcagaacggcaagcagatctaaaTGTGCCCTgggtttctcacgcacaaatgacgcatgaaacgtactcacaggtacagacgaACGGGAAttagcgtctcagttgttacttcactgtgtctgaaaagcgtgcccttttcgcaaacggaggctgtgcaacgattgcagtgacctttgtgcaccccataactacaacagaatcgttttaGTGCAAgctcaacgccagccaagacgtgtgATCCTCCCCACTgggagataagggcacgcgagagattgtccactcccctcctctccgtgggccaaagtacacgtgagagatgagagccgccgcttGCTCATTGGGCCATCTTGCTgacaatgctgaaaacatgatagatAGTTCACCTCCAAGATGCCCGATAACAGCGGTAAGTGGAGgtacccctcggtggctcagtggttaacgcctcgcattcacgacacagaggtcccacgttcgattctgtgcgccagagtctttttttctgggtttttttttttagttttcatatacatatacaaagatacgtatacatatatggtgcggTACATTGATGCCGACGTCCACGTCGACGCCAGTGGCAAAAtctagctgagagtgtccataaaattgttatcgcaataaaatgttAAGGCTAGTAGGATATTTTGATGCTGAGTGACAGAATTTTCGACGAATTTTATCATTTCGGTGCAGCTTGGCACAAAATGAGGAATTGCACCAAATAGGCGCAATCCCTGACTGTACAGTAGACCGTGGCAATCACATTTGCCGAATACTACAGCGCCGCGCAGTCCTCCATTCCCAAAATCAATTCTTGCGCCTCTTTTCTCGTGACCAATCTCCCCCATACACACTGTGATGCAAGCTTGACCATGGGCAACTTGACCTACCACTGAGCTCGGCGATTGGTTCTTTGTTTTATGAAATGGTGCCTTGACCTTGCAGTGGTGCAGTTTCGGCCACTCAGTCCACATATTCATTtgcctgtgctgccctctgccgtTTTGTAGATCCCAAGACTACCGGGAAAAACAATATTGCCAGAACCAAAGCCTCCAGGATAAAGAGGTGCCTCGCTACTTTACTGCTATGGGAAGAGTACTCCTAAACTGTGCTTCCTTTCCTCCCCATGCCGCTATGACATGCGCTCATGTCGGGGATGCCGTGCTCAGTCGTTGGCTGTACGCTAATGACGCATCGCTGCTTTTGTGTAATGTTGCTGAAGTGAGCGGAGTCACGGCGACAGGCTATGCCTTCCCCTCCCTGTGGCAGAGGAGGATGGTGAGGCTACGCGAGAATCAGAAACCGGTTAAAATAGATATTCTAACCCCTGTAGCTTCCTAGTTACAGAACATGTGAGAATCGAGGCCAGCCCGCCGCCTTTGCACGGGCTTTGCCGCCTCGTTctgcgttctcatgtcccgacatgattCCCCTCCTCTgtcgttctcatgtcccgacatgattCCCCTCCTCTGTCGTCTACCGCACTGGGGGGAGCGAGAAGTGAGGTTTAACCCCTCTCACTCGATAGCGGATGTTCACTGTGGTGCCGTGCACAAAATCTCTCGAGACGTCTCGCGGGCGCAGGTCGGGAGTGAGATCTTTCCGGGAAGACTAAGGGTGAGCACGTATTTATTTTCCTTCCCTGGACTCCTATTGTTCGAGACTCATCGGACTTCGCCAAGGGCGTCTCGGGTCTGCCGCAAATGCTCACCTTATGTTGCCCTTTTGCGAATGCTAAGTCGAAGAGCGGTGTAATGTCCTAGTGCCCAATTAATAGAAATGCTCGACACTTCTTGCCATGTCCTTACAAGGCGCTCACTGCCAAATATTTTGTCAGGAAAGTTGCTGGCTGGCCCATActtgtgggctcggtagctgcgCAAACGCGCAGCCTAATCCGTTTGCCTTCATCATGCAGGTACTCACCATGCCTTCAAAGTTGTTCCTGCAGTTTCTCATGCCTGGCTTCATCGGACCGTCAACAATTCCCGCCCCCTTCCACAGTGGCACTTCAAACTTGAATCCCACTACTATCGCACCGGATCTAGCAATAGCGCTGCCACTGCAAACCTTGAGCCTCGACCACACGTGGACTACCCCATCAAGACAGACATCATCTGCAGCCACGACTACAAAACAAACGCCCCTGTCTGCCCCGCATTGTGGGCTCAGTAGCTGCGCGAACGCGCAGCCTAATCTGTTTGCCTTCATCAGGCAGGTCAGTAACAGAAGTGCTTTTCTTGCTAAGAAATCGAGTAACTATTTTTTAGttcagctgccgagcccacggtGCTGTGTTGTGATTATTGTTGAGTGTGCGCAGGTCATACGCTCTTTTTTGCTTTTGGTGGGAGATGTCGAAACTAACCCTGGGCCTCCCACTGGTGAAGACTTGCTTACTGAATTGCAGAAGCTATCTGCTGGACAGAATAAGCTTATTTCCGACATGCAGGAAATTAAAAACCAACTAAAAACGACGGACGTAACGATAACAGATTTGTGCAAGCGCATCACTGACCTTGAAAAACATTGCACTGCCCTTACATCCATGTGCACAGAGCTGGTTGACCTAAAGACACTCACAAACGAAATGATTCACAAGATCTGCAATCTCGAATCCCGTGTAGATGACAGTGAGAACCGTTCGAGACGTAACAATTTTATATTTTATGGCATTCCGGATACTACTAAAACTGAAACGTATTCAGACTCGGAAGAAATAATCATCTGTCACTGCAGTGACACACTCCAACTAACAATTCCTCCCTCAGAAATTGAGCGTGCGCACCGCCTCGGGCGCTTCTCAGAAAACCGCATTCGTCCCATAATTGTAAAGTTTCAATCATTCAAAACAAAAGAACTTATCCTTTCCAACAGTCGCAAATTCAAGGACACAGGCTTCAGCGCGGGCGAGGACTTCTCCCCTGCCGTACGTCATGCGCGCAAACAATTAATTGATTTTGCAAGAACTAAGtcaacagctttcactgtgcgCTTCAAAACTCTCTTTCTCGGAACTAAATGCTACGTCTTTGACGAGACATCGCAGTCTGTGAAAAAATTTAAATAGCAATCATCCTGTCCTCGACCAAAGCCAACCTCCCCCCAAGTTGTCCCCAAATCAGCTTTTTCGTTTTCCGTGATCTTCACTAACATTAGAAGTATCATTTCGAACTGCGAACATATTTCGAATCTGGCTTTGTCATCCAACAGCGACTTTCTCATATTAACCGAAACATGGTTAAATGACAGCGTCTCTTATTCTCTTATCAAGAGGTTTTGGCCGATTTGCCTAATTTTCAGCTATTTCGGAAGGATCGAAAAGATAAGAAGGGAGGAGGAGTTCTTATTGCCATAAACCAAAAAATAACCTGCTCATTAGTTAACCTGTCACCTGACCTTGAAATAATTTGGATTCTTTGTTCTGCTAAGCCCCAGTCAGTATTACTTGGCGTCTGCTACAGGCCCCCGAATAGCTATTCTGACTTTTCTAATAATCTTACCGACGTCTTAAACGAAGTTACAAAAAAGTATCCCAACGCCCCCGTAGTTttgttcggtgattttaattttccgggTATTAACCGGCTTAACCAAACCATGCCGTCACAGGCACAAGGCGAAGCCGGGGCTTTCCTGGACGTTTGTTTAAATTTTAATCTTACAAATGGTAACTGCACTAACACACGTAACACAAGAGTGTGAAAATATTTTGGACCTAATACTAACCAGTCACCCAGATGACATGGTCTCGATTACTTATCTCCCcgaaataagtgaccataaggtcATCCATAGCAAATTTGCATTTAAACTGTTAATTCGTCAAAACACCCAAAAAACCATTCGGTTGTACGACAAGGGGAATTATGAAGCAATAAATTTGGCACTTAACGCATTCTTATCCAGTTTAGAAACTACTTTCTTTTCCCGGTCCATCGAAGAAAACTGGACACTGTTTAAAGACAAGGTCAATGAATAGACTGACAGGTTTATTCCGAAATCCCGCTTCCATGCAAACTGCCAAAAGCCATGGTTCTCTAAAACTCTGAAAAggttagaaaacaagaaaaaacgcctgttTAGGTTAGCAAAAAGACTAGAAGACTCGCGAAAGTGGCAGAAATACTACGCAGCTGAAAAATCTTATTTATGCGCAGTTCAAGACGCAAAGAATTATTTTTTCAACGTTGACTTACCAAGCATGCTGACTAACAaccaaaaaaaattttggcaggtTTTGAACCCCCCGCATACTGCCCCAATTACTCTTACCAGTGAATCGGGTCACGTATCCACCGATGATTAATGCACAAACATCTTCAACACCGCTTTCTCATCTGTGTTTACCAAAGAAAGTAACGTGACATTTACGATACCACCCACTATTATAGAATGTGCTATGCCACCGGTATCGTTCACTGCTAATGGAATTATGTGacgacaaattaaaactttcctcCTCTTCTGGTATTGATGAAATCAACTCCAAATTCCTTAAGAATACAAAATATATTTGTGCATCTTTTCTATGCTTGCtcttctcacagtcacttttAACAGAACGcctaccagatgactggaagaacgggaaggtcgttccaatttTCAAATCGGGTATTAGAAACTCGCcattaaactatcgtcccataTCTTTAACCAGCGCgccctgtaaaatcatggaacacatCATCTACACGCATATCATAGACTTTCTTGATTCAAACAGCTTTTTCCATCCAGCACAACATGGGTTCCACAAAGGTTTCtcttgtgaaacacaactagCCTTATTTGTTCATGATTTGCATACTAATCTGGACTGTAACTTACAAACCAATGCCGTATTCTTAGATTTTTCCAAAGCGTTCGACAAAGTACCCCATTCTCGACTGTTACTAAAACTTTCCCAGTTAAATCTTCACCCGAACATACTAAATTGGATCAGAGAATTCCTTACAAACCACTCCCAGTCTGTTAATATCAACAACCGTACCTCTAATCCTCTTCCAGTAACGTCCGGAGTACCCCAGGGTTCTGTTCCTATTCCCCTTTTATtccttatatacataaatgacttgccttCAAAACTAACCTGTAAAACCCgcctgtttgctgatgactgcgttatatatgACACTGTTACTGACACTTCAAAACAGTCATCCTTACAAGCCAATCTAAACTGCCTCCAGGAATGGTGTGAGCGCTAGCTCATGCAACTTAACCCGAGTAAATGTAAAGTCGTTTCATTCCATCGCCGTCGCATGCCGCTTGTGTATCCGTACACAGTTTATGCCATCCATCTAGAAAATGTTCCGTCATACAAGTATTTGGGCGTCACTCTTTTGTAACGATCTTTTATGGAACATACACGTAACTAGTATCATTTCATCTGCAAATAAAACACTGGGTTTCCTTAAACGCCATTTACGACTCGCTCCACAACACGTAAAATTACAAGCATACAAGTCCATCgt
The sequence above is drawn from the Rhipicephalus microplus isolate Deutch F79 chromosome 3, USDA_Rmic, whole genome shotgun sequence genome and encodes:
- the LOC142804298 gene encoding uncharacterized protein LOC142804298; its protein translation is MPNKCYVPGCSSNYKTGKKVQVFSFPKDEAQRKPWLSAIPRKDFFLTENNKVLTMPSKLFLQFLMPGFIGPSTIPAPFHSGTSNLNPTTIAPDLAIALPLQTLSLDHTWTTPSRQTSSAATTTKQTPLSAPHCGLSSCANAQPNLFAFIRQVSNRSAFLAKKSSNYFLVQLPSPRCCVVIIVECAQVIRSFLLLVGDVETNPGPPTGEDLLTELQKLSAGQNKLISDMQEIKNQLKTTDVTITDLCKRITDLEKHCTALTSMCTELVDLKTLTNEMIHKICNLESRVDDSENRSRRNNFIFYGIPDTTKTETYSDSEEIIICHCSDTLQLTIPPSEIERAHRLGRFSENRIRPIIVKFQSFKTKELILSNSRKFKDTGFSAGEDFSPAVRHARKQLIDFARTKSTAFTVRFKTLFLGTKCYVFDETSQSVKKFK